In the genome of Desulfuromonas sp. DDH964, one region contains:
- a CDS encoding alpha/beta hydrolase, translated as MSLVVFAHGKESGPWGTKSLALAAVARRLGWRFLSPDLSGTRDAEERIERFLDALPADPGTLVLIGSSMGGYVATCASARLRPAGLLLLAPAFYLPGYRNQDPLPCAGHTVVVHGRDDDLVPPAHAWRFAERHGAEFHLLPDQHPLAGSVPFLEELLARLLRDLTPGIPFAAHL; from the coding sequence GTGAGCCTCGTTGTCTTCGCCCACGGTAAGGAAAGCGGCCCCTGGGGGACCAAGAGCCTCGCCCTGGCGGCCGTGGCCCGGCGTCTCGGCTGGCGCTTTCTCAGCCCCGACCTGAGCGGCACCCGGGACGCGGAAGAACGGATCGAACGGTTTCTCGACGCCCTGCCGGCAGACCCCGGCACCCTGGTCCTGATTGGTTCGAGCATGGGAGGCTACGTCGCGACCTGTGCCTCGGCGCGCCTGCGTCCCGCCGGGTTGCTGCTGCTCGCCCCGGCCTTTTATCTCCCCGGCTACCGCAACCAGGATCCCTTGCCCTGCGCCGGGCATACAGTGGTGGTGCATGGCCGGGACGATGACCTCGTCCCGCCGGCCCATGCCTGGCGCTTTGCCGAGCGCCACGGCGCCGAATTCCATCTCCTTCCCGACCAGCATCCCCTCGCCGGTTCGGTCCCGTTCCTGGAAGAGTTACTGGCCCGGCTGCTGCGGGACCTCACCCCCGGCATCCCCTTTGCCGCCCACCTTTGA
- a CDS encoding NUDIX hydrolase, with amino-acid sequence MSHPKTEMFEIVDEQDRVIGIAPRSACHGNPALVHRVAHVLVFRPGGELLLQKRSRHKDIQPGKWDTSVGGHLDPGEDYLAAAVREMREELGLRDLPLTFLYRSRIRNEIESENVATYLALHAGAIRFAAEEIEEVRFWRGAEIDAALGSGLFTPNFEMEWRLFLDWYRRRLGRTPTGITGGADFAELLREVIESEGER; translated from the coding sequence ATGTCGCATCCAAAAACGGAAATGTTCGAAATCGTCGATGAGCAGGACCGGGTCATCGGTATCGCCCCGCGCTCCGCGTGCCACGGCAACCCGGCGCTGGTGCATCGGGTCGCCCATGTGCTGGTATTCCGCCCGGGAGGAGAGCTGCTGCTGCAGAAAAGGTCACGGCACAAGGATATCCAGCCCGGGAAGTGGGACACCAGCGTCGGGGGGCATCTTGACCCGGGGGAGGACTACCTGGCCGCGGCGGTCCGGGAAATGCGCGAGGAACTTGGCCTCCGCGATCTCCCCCTGACTTTCCTCTACAGGTCACGCATCCGGAACGAGATCGAGTCGGAGAATGTCGCCACCTACCTCGCTCTCCATGCGGGCGCGATCCGGTTTGCAGCGGAGGAGATCGAGGAGGTACGGTTCTGGCGGGGAGCGGAAATCGATGCGGCGCTCGGCAGCGGCCTTTTCACCCCCAACTTCGAAATGGAGTGGCGGCTGTTTCTGGACTGGTACCGACGGCGGCTGGGGAGAACGCCAACCGGCATCACCGGCGGCGCGGACTTCGCTGAACTGCTGCGCGAGGTGATCGAGAGCGAAGGAGAACGCTGA
- a CDS encoding hybrid sensor histidine kinase/response regulator: MNRFAPILVVDDSETQLAILRDALQNRGFQVETASNGIEAMTRVYHSPPGLILSDVLMPELNGYHLCRLLKNDPLTAAIPIILLTNLRERHDRFWGEKAGADRYLEKTTDLDPILDTVTELALHRAPQGLRRLPSKSRDLSSEDIQSRVTTILDRLLYESTISNEILKLTGLAHDGDQLVSEVLRFLSVICRHSAASLLFADGDDKYLLAIHSVAPLGEAALAAIREQTWAASERKEASAQVREILVPPDDPETSPLGDGLQLLHTLPISDQGTRLALFHDGAVKLTDGSRHSLTIVADRLQIVIGYLRKTREIEQVKADFVSMLVHDLRAPLTSIRGFTNILAEGIYGDINTEQKNALGNVESGCDRLLALIEDILDLSKLEAGKLKLHSSPLQLMPLLEKTLADLSPLFAEKSIQVELEIPEELPYLLADGKQLVRVFANLLSNAAKFTPADGRVVVSTSLPGGAESDLLQVSVTDTGEGIPVELQKLLFGKFQQLPSRGPFRKGTGLGLAICQEIIHLHGGRIWVESPLGPAGGSRFVFTLPLLD; the protein is encoded by the coding sequence TTGAATAGATTCGCGCCAATCCTGGTTGTCGACGACAGCGAAACGCAACTTGCAATCCTCCGGGACGCGCTTCAGAATCGCGGGTTCCAGGTCGAGACGGCCAGCAACGGCATCGAGGCGATGACCCGGGTCTACCACTCTCCCCCCGGGCTGATCCTTTCCGATGTCCTGATGCCGGAGCTGAATGGATACCATCTCTGCCGGCTGTTGAAGAACGACCCCCTGACGGCGGCGATCCCGATCATTCTTTTGACCAACCTGCGCGAACGCCACGACCGTTTCTGGGGGGAAAAGGCCGGCGCCGACCGTTACCTCGAAAAAACCACCGACCTCGATCCGATCCTCGACACCGTTACCGAGTTGGCCCTGCACCGGGCGCCGCAGGGGCTGCGCCGGCTGCCGAGCAAATCCCGGGATCTGAGCAGTGAAGATATCCAGTCCCGGGTAACGACAATCCTCGACCGCCTCCTCTACGAGTCGACCATTTCCAACGAGATCCTCAAGCTGACGGGTCTCGCCCACGACGGCGACCAACTGGTCAGTGAGGTGTTGCGCTTCCTCTCGGTGATCTGCCGCCACAGTGCCGCAAGTCTGCTTTTCGCCGACGGTGACGACAAATATTTACTCGCCATCCACTCGGTTGCCCCACTCGGCGAGGCAGCGCTGGCCGCCATCCGCGAACAGACCTGGGCCGCCTCGGAACGGAAGGAAGCTTCCGCCCAGGTGCGGGAAATCCTGGTACCGCCGGACGATCCGGAAACTTCACCCCTTGGGGACGGGCTGCAATTGCTCCACACCCTGCCGATCAGCGACCAGGGGACCCGGCTCGCCCTGTTTCATGACGGCGCCGTCAAGCTTACCGATGGCAGCCGCCATTCCCTGACCATAGTCGCCGACCGTCTCCAGATCGTCATCGGCTACCTGCGCAAGACCCGCGAGATCGAACAGGTCAAGGCCGATTTCGTCTCCATGCTGGTCCATGACCTGCGGGCTCCCCTGACCAGCATTCGCGGCTTCACCAATATCCTTGCCGAGGGGATATACGGCGACATCAATACCGAGCAGAAAAACGCACTCGGCAATGTCGAAAGCGGTTGTGACCGGCTGCTTGCCCTGATCGAGGACATCCTCGACCTCTCCAAACTCGAAGCGGGAAAGCTCAAACTGCACTCTTCGCCCCTGCAGCTGATGCCACTGCTGGAAAAAACTCTCGCCGACCTCAGTCCACTCTTCGCGGAAAAGTCGATCCAGGTCGAACTCGAGATTCCCGAAGAGCTCCCCTACCTCCTCGCCGATGGCAAACAGCTGGTCCGGGTTTTTGCCAACCTGCTCAGCAATGCAGCCAAGTTCACCCCCGCCGATGGCCGCGTCGTTGTCTCCACCAGCCTGCCGGGCGGCGCGGAGAGTGATTTGCTCCAGGTCAGCGTGACCGATACCGGCGAAGGGATCCCGGTCGAATTGCAGAAACTGCTGTTCGGCAAATTCCAGCAGTTGCCAAGCCGGGGCCCGTTTCGCAAGGGGACCGGTCTGGGGCTGGCGATCTGCCAGGAAATCATCCACCTCCACGGCGGTCGGATCTGGGTCGAATCTCCGCTCGGCCCGGCAGGTGGGAGCCGGTTCGTGTTCACCCTCCCCCTGCTCGACTGA
- a CDS encoding P-II family nitrogen regulator, whose protein sequence is MRKVEAIIKPFKLDEVKEALNEIGIQGITVSEVKGFGRQKGHTELYRGAEYVVDFIPKIKMEIIVRDDMVSKVVDTIAEAAKTGRIGDGKIFVTPVDEILRIRTGERGDDAL, encoded by the coding sequence ATGAGAAAAGTTGAGGCGATCATCAAGCCTTTCAAACTCGACGAGGTCAAGGAAGCGTTGAACGAGATCGGTATCCAGGGGATTACCGTCAGCGAGGTCAAGGGGTTCGGACGGCAGAAAGGGCACACGGAGCTTTACCGTGGTGCCGAATACGTCGTTGATTTCATCCCCAAGATCAAGATGGAGATCATCGTTCGCGACGACATGGTCAGCAAGGTGGTCGATACCATCGCGGAAGCGGCCAAAACCGGACGGATCGGGGACGGCAAGATTTTCGTTACCCCGGTCGACGAGATTCTGCGCATCCGTACCGGTGAACGCGGCGACGACGCCCTCTAG
- the glnA gene encoding type I glutamate--ammonia ligase, producing the protein MTPKDVVAFAKENNAQMIDYKFLDFVGIWQHFSVPVTEFSEDTFEEGIGFDGSSIRGWQPIHNSDMLLMPDPMTAKIDPFIEVTTLSLICDVIDPITREGYTRDPRFIAKKAEAYLKSSGIADTAYFGPEPEFFIFDDIRYGSSANESFYSIDSVEGAWNTGREEYPNLGYKPRHKEGYFPCAPTDSHVDLRNEMVQVLQSVGMRIEAAHHEVATGGQNEIDMRFDSLLKMGDTLQWFKYIVKNVAVRNGKTVTFMPKPLYGDNGSGMHCHQSLWKDGTNLFAGDGYGGLSKMAMYYIGGIMKHAKALCAFTNPSVNSYKRLVPGFEAPVNLAYSNRNRSASLRIPVTSNPKSKRVEYRTPDPSCNGYLAFAAQLMAGLDGIENKIDPGQPLDKDIYGLSPEELKDVPNVARSLEDALNHLREDHAWLLKGDVFTEDVIEKWIEYKMEAEVNPNRMRPTPTEFALYYDC; encoded by the coding sequence ATGACCCCCAAGGATGTTGTTGCTTTTGCAAAAGAAAACAATGCCCAGATGATCGACTACAAATTCCTCGATTTCGTCGGGATCTGGCAGCATTTTTCGGTTCCGGTGACTGAATTCAGCGAAGATACCTTTGAAGAAGGGATCGGCTTTGACGGTTCCTCGATCCGCGGCTGGCAGCCGATCCACAACAGCGACATGCTGCTGATGCCCGATCCGATGACCGCCAAGATCGACCCCTTTATCGAAGTGACCACCCTCAGCCTGATCTGCGACGTCATCGACCCGATCACCCGCGAAGGTTACACCCGCGACCCCCGCTTCATCGCCAAGAAGGCCGAAGCCTATCTGAAATCGTCCGGCATTGCCGATACCGCCTATTTCGGGCCGGAGCCGGAATTCTTCATCTTTGACGACATCCGCTACGGGTCCAGCGCCAACGAGTCCTTCTACAGCATCGATTCGGTCGAGGGGGCCTGGAACACCGGCCGCGAGGAGTATCCCAACCTCGGTTACAAGCCGCGCCACAAGGAAGGTTATTTCCCCTGCGCCCCGACCGACTCCCACGTCGACCTGCGCAATGAGATGGTCCAGGTGCTGCAGAGCGTCGGCATGCGGATCGAAGCTGCCCACCACGAAGTCGCCACCGGCGGTCAGAACGAAATCGACATGCGCTTCGACTCGCTGCTGAAGATGGGCGATACCCTGCAGTGGTTCAAGTACATCGTCAAGAACGTCGCGGTCCGTAACGGCAAGACCGTCACCTTCATGCCCAAGCCTCTCTATGGCGACAACGGCTCGGGGATGCACTGCCACCAGTCTCTCTGGAAGGATGGCACCAACCTCTTCGCCGGGGACGGCTACGGCGGCCTGTCGAAGATGGCCATGTACTACATCGGCGGCATCATGAAGCACGCCAAGGCCCTCTGCGCCTTTACCAATCCGAGCGTCAACTCCTACAAGCGCCTGGTCCCCGGCTTCGAAGCCCCGGTCAACCTCGCCTACTCCAACCGCAACCGCTCCGCCTCGCTGCGGATTCCGGTCACCAGCAACCCGAAATCGAAACGGGTCGAATATCGCACCCCCGATCCGAGCTGCAACGGCTACCTCGCCTTCGCCGCCCAGCTGATGGCCGGCCTTGACGGCATCGAGAACAAGATCGATCCGGGTCAGCCCCTCGACAAGGATATCTACGGCCTCTCCCCGGAGGAGCTCAAGGATGTGCCGAACGTTGCCCGCAGCCTCGAGGACGCCCTCAATCACCTGCGGGAGGACCATGCGTGGCTGCTCAAGGGAGATGTCTTTACCGAGGACGTCATCGAGAAGTGGATCGAGTACAAGATGGAAGCGGAGGTCAACCCGAACCGCATGCGCCCGACCCCGACGGAGTTCGCCCTCTACTACGATTGCTGA
- the htpG gene encoding molecular chaperone HtpG: MTVSKRKFKAEVNKILDLMIHSLYSHKEIFLRELISNASDAIDKARYLSLTDSSINPDGSDWQIELIPDSATGTLTIRDNGIGMTRDEAVEALGTIAHSGTKEFMKLLESREVKDNPELIGQFGVGFYSAFMVADQVTVRTRSAQAPADQAVVWQSDADGSYTLEDGVKESRGTDVVLHLKEDCQEFLQEWELRKIVKQYSDFIEYPVVMAVTRSKPDPDDKEKQVEETKVETLNSRKAIWLKDKSEIGEEEYNEFYKHISHDFTDPARVIHYRAEGTTEFSALLYLPAKRPFDIYYQDYKVGPTLYVRRVQIMDHCEAMLPPYLRFVKGVVESSDLPLNVSREILQDNKTVSVIKKSITKKVLDTLAEMKKEDAAGFDEFYSQFGRILKEGIHHDFERKDAIAELLLFESTKTEAGKKITLADYVARMVEGQESIYYMTGPDRKTAESSPYLEIFKEKGYEVLLMTDDIDDIIISRLDSYQEKPFQSALKGDLDLGDSNKEEKQKEYGGLLEMMQEELKDQVSAVRISGRLKDSAVCLVAGEHDLDPAMEKMFRAMGQEVPRGQRALEVNSEHPLIVRMQDLFAADAKSAQLKEYVELLYDQALLLEGDRPRDPVAFARAMSKLMAQGVTV, translated from the coding sequence ATGACGGTCAGCAAACGCAAGTTCAAGGCCGAGGTAAACAAGATTCTCGACCTGATGATCCATTCTCTCTACTCCCACAAGGAGATTTTCCTGCGCGAACTGATCTCCAATGCCTCGGATGCCATCGACAAGGCGCGCTATCTCTCCCTGACCGATAGCAGCATCAACCCCGACGGTTCGGATTGGCAGATCGAGCTGATTCCGGACAGTGCCACCGGGACCCTGACCATCCGCGACAACGGCATCGGCATGACCCGGGACGAGGCCGTCGAGGCCCTCGGCACCATCGCCCATTCGGGTACCAAGGAGTTTATGAAACTCCTTGAGAGTCGTGAGGTCAAGGACAACCCGGAGCTGATCGGCCAGTTCGGGGTCGGCTTCTACTCGGCATTCATGGTTGCCGACCAGGTCACGGTTCGTACCCGCAGCGCCCAGGCCCCCGCCGATCAGGCCGTGGTCTGGCAATCCGATGCCGACGGCAGCTATACCCTGGAGGATGGGGTGAAGGAGAGTCGTGGCACCGATGTCGTTCTCCATCTCAAGGAAGATTGCCAGGAGTTCCTGCAGGAGTGGGAACTGCGAAAAATTGTCAAACAGTACTCCGACTTCATCGAGTACCCGGTGGTGATGGCGGTCACCCGCAGCAAGCCCGATCCGGATGACAAGGAGAAGCAGGTCGAGGAGACCAAAGTCGAAACCCTCAACTCGCGCAAGGCGATCTGGCTCAAGGACAAGAGCGAAATCGGTGAGGAAGAGTACAACGAATTTTACAAGCATATCTCCCACGACTTCACCGACCCGGCCCGGGTTATCCATTACCGGGCGGAGGGGACCACGGAGTTCTCGGCTCTTCTCTATTTGCCGGCGAAGCGCCCCTTCGACATCTATTATCAGGACTACAAGGTGGGGCCGACCCTCTACGTGCGCCGGGTGCAGATCATGGATCACTGCGAGGCGATGCTGCCGCCCTACCTGCGCTTCGTCAAGGGGGTGGTTGAGTCCTCCGACCTCCCCCTCAACGTCAGCCGGGAAATCCTCCAGGACAACAAGACCGTCAGCGTGATCAAAAAGAGCATCACCAAGAAGGTGCTCGACACCCTGGCGGAGATGAAGAAGGAGGATGCTGCCGGGTTCGACGAGTTTTACAGCCAGTTCGGCCGCATCCTCAAGGAGGGGATTCACCACGACTTCGAGCGCAAGGATGCCATTGCCGAACTGCTCCTCTTCGAATCGACCAAAACCGAGGCGGGGAAGAAAATCACCCTCGCCGACTACGTGGCACGGATGGTCGAGGGGCAGGAGTCGATCTACTACATGACCGGGCCCGACCGGAAGACGGCCGAATCCTCCCCCTATCTCGAAATCTTCAAGGAGAAGGGGTATGAAGTCCTGCTGATGACCGACGATATCGATGACATCATCATCAGCCGTCTCGACAGCTACCAGGAGAAGCCCTTCCAGTCGGCGCTCAAGGGGGACCTCGACCTCGGTGACAGCAACAAGGAAGAGAAGCAGAAGGAATACGGCGGCCTGCTCGAAATGATGCAGGAGGAGCTCAAGGACCAGGTCAGTGCGGTCCGCATTTCCGGACGGCTCAAGGACTCAGCCGTCTGCCTGGTCGCCGGCGAACACGATCTCGACCCGGCGATGGAGAAGATGTTCCGCGCCATGGGGCAGGAGGTCCCCCGGGGTCAACGCGCCCTCGAGGTCAACTCGGAACATCCCTTGATCGTCCGCATGCAAGATCTTTTTGCCGCTGACGCCAAGAGTGCCCAGCTCAAGGAGTATGTGGAGCTGCTCTACGACCAGGCCCTCCTCCTCGAAGGGGACCGCCCCCGGGACCCGGTCGCCTTTGCCCGGGCGATGTCGAAGCTGATGGCGCAGGGCGTGACGGTCTGA
- the msrA gene encoding peptide-methionine (S)-S-oxide reductase MsrA: MKTIVTALAALTLTLLTGLTAWGADPAPGTPPGPAMTASAVFAGGCFWCTESDFEKLPGVIDAISGYTGGEMANPSYEQVSAGGTGHVEAVKVIYDPTRITYPQLLDWFWRHIDPTDAGGQFVDRGSQYRSAIFYANPEQQRAAEASKAQLAVSGPFSKKIVTAIEPLGPFYPAEDYHQNYYKENPVRYHYYRWGSGRDQFLEKSWGKAEVDKLPAGRDGMEMKMEPKSGKEMGEPGMTAKGMAPVVHKERTYTIPDDATLRRLLTPIQYQVTREDGTEPPFKNPYWDNHAAGIYVDIISGEPLFSSTDKYDSGTGWPSYTRPLNQQNVVEVKHPGIFGTTVEVRSRHADSHLGHVFKDGPPPTGLRYCIDSAALRFIPAADLAREGYEEYLPLFN, from the coding sequence ATGAAAACGATAGTAACTGCATTGGCAGCCCTGACCCTAACCTTGCTAACCGGCCTGACCGCCTGGGGTGCAGATCCGGCCCCTGGCACACCCCCCGGCCCGGCGATGACCGCCAGCGCCGTCTTTGCCGGCGGCTGTTTCTGGTGTACCGAGTCCGATTTTGAAAAACTCCCCGGGGTGATCGACGCCATCTCCGGCTATACCGGCGGGGAGATGGCCAACCCGAGCTACGAACAGGTCTCGGCCGGTGGCACCGGCCATGTGGAAGCGGTCAAGGTGATCTACGACCCGACACGCATCACCTACCCGCAGCTCCTCGACTGGTTCTGGCGCCATATCGACCCCACCGACGCCGGCGGCCAGTTTGTCGATCGCGGTTCCCAGTACCGCAGTGCGATTTTTTACGCCAACCCCGAGCAGCAGCGCGCAGCGGAAGCCTCCAAGGCACAGCTCGCTGTCTCCGGTCCTTTCAGTAAAAAAATCGTCACCGCCATCGAACCGCTCGGCCCCTTCTACCCGGCCGAAGACTATCACCAGAATTACTACAAGGAGAACCCGGTTCGCTATCACTACTACCGCTGGGGTTCGGGGCGGGACCAGTTTCTGGAAAAGAGCTGGGGGAAAGCCGAGGTCGACAAACTTCCCGCCGGCCGGGACGGGATGGAGATGAAGATGGAACCGAAGAGCGGCAAGGAGATGGGTGAGCCGGGCATGACCGCTAAAGGGATGGCGCCGGTGGTCCACAAGGAGCGGACCTACACCATCCCCGACGACGCCACTCTGCGCCGGCTGCTGACCCCGATCCAGTACCAGGTGACGCGGGAGGACGGCACCGAGCCCCCCTTTAAGAACCCGTATTGGGACAACCATGCAGCGGGCATCTATGTCGACATCATCTCCGGGGAACCCCTCTTCAGTTCTACCGACAAGTACGACTCGGGGACCGGCTGGCCAAGCTACACCCGGCCGCTCAACCAGCAGAACGTGGTGGAGGTGAAACACCCCGGCATCTTCGGCACCACCGTCGAGGTACGCAGCAGGCACGCCGACTCCCACCTCGGTCACGTCTTCAAGGACGGCCCGCCCCCGACTGGTCTGCGCTATTGCATCGACTCGGCGGCACTGCGCTTCATTCCCGCGGCCGATCTGGCCAGGGAAGGATACGAGGAGTATCTGCCGCTCTTCAACTAG
- a CDS encoding NmrA family NAD(P)-binding protein yields MIVITGATGHIGSQAAERLLSMGKKVRVIGRRAERLEPLVARGAEAGVGELGDGVFLADAFAGATALFAMIPPNHGAKSFRGFQNEIGAAIAAAIRGAGVTHVVNLSSQGAELSAGSGPILGLRDQEERLNRLAGVNILHLRPAYFMENLEMSIPLIRKMGMTGSAVRGDQPIAMIATCDIAERVAEHLARRDFTGKVVEDLLGPRDLTFREATAIIGRAIGKPGLKYHQFNYTEAELGMLAMGMGRDAARLFIEMSRALNEGKFAVGRPRTDRNTTGTTLEMFAEDFARTFAAARES; encoded by the coding sequence ATGATTGTCATCACGGGAGCGACGGGGCATATCGGTAGCCAGGCGGCCGAGCGCTTGCTCTCCATGGGCAAAAAGGTGCGGGTGATCGGTCGTCGCGCCGAGCGCCTGGAGCCGCTGGTGGCGCGCGGTGCCGAAGCCGGCGTGGGCGAGCTGGGTGATGGCGTCTTTCTTGCCGATGCCTTTGCCGGCGCCACGGCGCTCTTCGCCATGATCCCGCCGAACCATGGCGCCAAGTCGTTTCGCGGCTTCCAGAACGAGATCGGTGCGGCCATCGCCGCTGCGATCAGGGGCGCCGGCGTCACCCATGTCGTCAACCTCAGCAGCCAGGGGGCCGAGCTGTCGGCCGGCAGTGGCCCGATACTCGGACTGCGTGATCAGGAGGAGCGGCTGAACCGCCTGGCGGGGGTAAATATCCTGCACCTGCGGCCAGCCTACTTCATGGAGAACCTGGAGATGTCCATACCCCTTATTCGCAAAATGGGGATGACCGGTTCGGCGGTTCGCGGTGACCAGCCGATTGCCATGATCGCGACCTGCGATATTGCCGAACGGGTTGCCGAGCACCTGGCCCGGCGGGATTTCACCGGCAAGGTGGTCGAAGACCTGCTTGGGCCGCGCGATCTGACCTTCCGGGAAGCGACGGCCATCATCGGCCGTGCGATCGGCAAGCCGGGCCTCAAATACCATCAGTTCAACTATACCGAGGCCGAGCTGGGAATGTTGGCGATGGGGATGGGACGGGACGCCGCGCGCCTCTTCATCGAAATGAGCCGGGCCCTTAACGAGGGGAAATTTGCCGTTGGCCGGCCGCGAACCGACCGCAACACGACCGGGACCACCCTGGAGATGTTTGCGGAAGATTTTGCCCGGACCTTTGCCGCTGCTCGGGAATCATAG
- the thrC gene encoding threonine synthase — MKYQSTRGGVKGIPFKDAVMMGLADDGGLLLPESIPTLTPGDLDALASLAYPELAFQVISRFATDIPAADLKLLIEHSYASFTHPEVTPVVHQDGVYILELFHGPTLAFKDVALQLLGNLFEYLLAERGEHMNIIGATSGDTGSAAIYGVRGKQNINIFILHPHGKVSPIQELQMTTVTDANVFNLAIEGTFDDGQRIVKEIFGDLAFKAKYALGAVNSINWARVLAQVVYYFHAWAEIRRSTGCRELYFSVPTGNFGDIFAGYIARRMGLPVKRLILATNENNILSRFVRDGDYSVGSVVPTLSPSMDIQVASNFERYLFYLFDENPAQVKAAMAAFQKSGSLPFDAAQRARVADDFLALTVDTAQTVATIRDFYAATGYTLDPHTAVGVRAAKELAGGEVPVVCLATAHPAKFAEAVLHATGKNPQRPASLAGIEEREKRCEVIAADTATVKAYVEKHAL, encoded by the coding sequence ATGAAGTACCAGAGTACCCGCGGCGGCGTTAAAGGCATCCCCTTCAAGGACGCCGTGATGATGGGACTGGCCGATGACGGTGGCCTGCTGCTGCCGGAATCGATCCCGACGCTGACCCCCGGCGACCTCGACGCCCTGGCCAGTCTCGCCTATCCCGAGCTCGCCTTCCAGGTGATCTCGCGTTTCGCCACCGATATTCCTGCGGCCGATCTGAAGTTGTTGATCGAACACTCCTATGCCAGCTTCACCCACCCGGAGGTGACACCGGTCGTCCATCAGGACGGCGTCTACATTCTCGAACTTTTTCACGGGCCGACCCTCGCCTTCAAGGATGTCGCCCTGCAACTGCTCGGCAACCTCTTCGAGTATCTGCTCGCCGAACGCGGTGAGCATATGAATATCATCGGCGCCACCAGCGGCGACACCGGCAGCGCCGCAATTTACGGGGTGCGCGGCAAACAGAACATCAATATCTTCATCCTGCATCCCCATGGAAAAGTCTCTCCGATCCAGGAACTGCAGATGACGACGGTGACCGATGCCAACGTCTTCAACCTGGCGATCGAGGGAACCTTTGACGATGGCCAGCGCATCGTCAAGGAAATTTTCGGCGACCTTGCCTTCAAGGCAAAGTACGCCCTCGGCGCCGTCAACTCCATCAACTGGGCGCGGGTCCTGGCGCAGGTGGTCTATTACTTCCATGCCTGGGCCGAGATCCGGCGCAGCACCGGCTGCCGGGAGCTCTACTTCTCGGTGCCGACCGGCAACTTCGGCGACATCTTTGCCGGCTATATCGCCAGGCGCATGGGGCTGCCGGTCAAGCGCCTGATCCTCGCCACCAACGAGAACAACATCCTCTCCCGCTTCGTCCGAGACGGCGACTACTCGGTCGGCAGCGTCGTCCCGACCCTGTCGCCATCGATGGACATCCAGGTGGCGAGCAACTTCGAGCGTTACCTCTTCTACCTTTTCGACGAAAACCCCGCGCAGGTCAAGGCAGCCATGGCCGCCTTCCAGAAGAGCGGCAGTCTCCCTTTCGACGCCGCGCAGCGCGCCAGGGTCGCCGACGACTTCCTCGCCCTCACCGTCGATACCGCTCAGACCGTGGCAACGATTCGCGACTTTTACGCCGCCACCGGCTACACCCTCGATCCGCACACCGCAGTCGGCGTCCGGGCGGCCAAAGAACTCGCCGGCGGCGAAGTCCCGGTGGTCTGCCTCGCCACTGCCCACCCGGCCAAGTTCGCCGAGGCGGTCCTGCATGCGACCGGCAAAAATCCGCAGCGGCCGGCATCTCTTGCCGGGATTGAGGAGCGGGAGAAGCGCTGTGAGGTGATCGCTGCGGACACGGCAACGGTCAAGGCGTATGTGGAGAAACACGCGCTCTGA